A single genomic interval of uncultured Pseudodesulfovibrio sp. harbors:
- a CDS encoding ATP-binding protein encodes MNLQNYYETVMQLSHGIVVTLDLDGGIIHGNYELEALCGLSLRELAGKDWFATFVPESSREEARNILHETMHNGGISTASGAITTGDGDTVYIDWNLKPLTDSTGEPVSILCVGQDVTDHMLRQKGLLHEKFTLIERNKGLNCLYEISQLMVDTDRDVGLILDKVVQLLPSAFQRPDRTHIFLLVDEKKWGIELPPDAEHTLSENIVVNKEKRGVLAVYVEARKNGRRNRRVFIEDEKDLLATAAQQVATLVGKMEAKRAKQALEQQLRRADRLAKIGQFSAGVAHEINEPLANILGFAQLALQDKGLPEQVAADLNNIVDSSLHAREIIRKLMFFSRQMPPQFVPTDLNDAIHQALRITENAARKSNIKVHCEYAADLPDVMADPQHIKQVIVNLAANAIQAMEDGGELRVETINHENDAYIIVEDTGPGMDREQLKQIFNPFYTTKDVDKGTGLGLSVVHGIIKAHEGFIQVDSTPGKGTRVEVAFPFRPNSCMVD; translated from the coding sequence ATGAATCTCCAGAATTACTACGAAACAGTCATGCAACTCAGCCACGGCATCGTGGTGACCCTTGATCTGGACGGGGGTATCATTCACGGCAATTATGAGCTTGAAGCCCTGTGCGGCCTTTCCCTCAGGGAACTGGCAGGCAAGGATTGGTTCGCCACTTTTGTTCCCGAAAGCAGCCGCGAGGAAGCGCGCAATATTCTTCATGAGACCATGCATAATGGCGGTATTTCCACTGCGTCCGGGGCCATTACCACCGGTGACGGAGATACTGTTTACATCGATTGGAACCTCAAGCCTCTCACCGATTCCACAGGCGAACCCGTCTCCATTCTCTGTGTCGGGCAGGACGTTACCGACCACATGCTCCGCCAGAAGGGGCTGCTGCATGAAAAATTCACTCTTATCGAGCGCAACAAGGGCTTGAACTGCCTTTACGAGATCAGCCAGCTCATGGTCGATACGGATCGGGATGTCGGCCTGATACTCGACAAGGTCGTGCAGTTGCTGCCCTCGGCCTTTCAGCGTCCGGATCGAACGCACATATTTCTTTTGGTCGACGAAAAGAAGTGGGGAATCGAGCTGCCGCCCGACGCGGAACACACGTTGTCGGAAAACATCGTGGTCAACAAGGAAAAGCGGGGCGTGCTCGCGGTATACGTGGAGGCCCGGAAGAACGGCAGGCGCAACCGCCGCGTGTTCATTGAGGATGAAAAGGACCTGCTCGCCACGGCGGCCCAACAGGTGGCCACACTCGTGGGCAAGATGGAAGCAAAGCGCGCCAAGCAGGCGCTGGAACAGCAGTTGCGACGTGCCGACCGGCTTGCCAAGATCGGTCAGTTCTCCGCGGGCGTGGCTCATGAGATAAACGAGCCGCTTGCCAATATTCTCGGATTCGCGCAACTGGCCTTGCAGGACAAGGGGTTGCCGGAGCAGGTCGCAGCCGACCTCAACAACATCGTTGATTCCTCGCTGCATGCCCGCGAGATTATCCGCAAGCTCATGTTCTTCAGCCGCCAGATGCCGCCGCAGTTCGTGCCCACAGACCTCAACGATGCCATTCATCAGGCCCTGCGTATCACGGAAAATGCGGCCCGCAAGAGCAATATCAAGGTGCATTGCGAATACGCTGCCGACCTGCCCGACGTCATGGCCGATCCGCAGCATATCAAGCAGGTGATCGTGAACCTCGCGGCCAACGCCATTCAGGCCATGGAGGATGGCGGGGAGTTGCGTGTGGAGACCATCAACCACGAAAACGACGCTTATATTATCGTGGAAGACACCGGGCCGGGAATGGACCGGGAGCAGCTCAAGCAGATTTTCAATCCCTTCTACACCACCAAGGATGTGGACAAGGGCACCGGGTTGGGATTGTCCGTGGTCCACGGCATCATCAAGGCGCATGAAGGGTTCATTCAGGTAGACAGCACACCGGGCAAGGGCACGCGTGTGGAAGTCGCCTTCCCCTTCCGCCCAAACAGTTGTATGGTTGATTAA
- a CDS encoding sigma-54 dependent transcriptional regulator, protein MSERIRILAVDDSQSTLEVLKRNLESNGYEVFTALRVAEALSLLDSLDIDLVITDYRMPQATGLDLIRHVRDNYPDTEIMMITGYPSIPGAVEAIKDGAGEYLPKPFTAEELLTVVERIVQRLLQRRVLGSPDTPPDNFGIIGNSPEMDLVFQRIGKASSTDANVLISGDSGTGKELVARAVHYNSDRRSAPFVPVNCTAIPDSLLESELFGHVKGAFTGAKDARAGFFEIAAGGSIFLDEIGDASPNMQAKLLRVIQSKEYCKVGSSHVHTVDTRIIAATHKDLKRLVAEGSFREDLFYRINVVDIAVPSLNERGDDILVLISHFMGKFAEAMNRAVPSLTDEALQAFRHYSWPGNVRELENLVQRLVVIVDHDPIEITDLPESMRFILSSEGGVDRSLADVEKEHISNVLAMTRNNKTRAAEILGINRKTLREKLKRMGLE, encoded by the coding sequence ATGAGTGAACGGATTCGAATTCTCGCAGTGGACGACAGCCAGAGCACGCTCGAAGTGCTCAAGCGCAATCTGGAATCGAACGGGTATGAAGTCTTCACCGCGCTTCGTGTGGCCGAGGCCCTGTCTCTGCTTGATTCCCTCGACATCGACCTTGTCATTACCGATTACCGCATGCCGCAGGCCACCGGGCTCGATCTCATCCGCCATGTGCGCGACAATTACCCTGATACCGAAATCATGATGATTACCGGCTACCCCTCCATTCCGGGGGCGGTGGAAGCCATCAAGGACGGTGCGGGTGAATACCTGCCCAAGCCGTTTACCGCCGAAGAGTTGCTGACCGTAGTGGAGCGGATCGTACAGCGTCTGTTGCAGCGCCGGGTGCTCGGTTCTCCTGACACGCCGCCGGACAATTTCGGCATCATCGGCAATTCTCCGGAAATGGACCTTGTTTTTCAGCGTATCGGCAAGGCGTCGTCCACCGATGCAAACGTGCTTATCTCCGGCGATTCCGGTACCGGCAAGGAGCTGGTGGCGCGTGCGGTCCATTATAACAGCGACCGCCGTTCGGCCCCGTTCGTACCGGTCAACTGCACGGCCATTCCGGACAGCCTGCTTGAGAGTGAGTTGTTCGGCCACGTCAAGGGAGCCTTTACCGGGGCCAAGGACGCCCGCGCCGGTTTTTTCGAGATCGCTGCCGGCGGTTCCATCTTTCTTGATGAAATCGGTGACGCCAGCCCGAACATGCAGGCCAAGCTGCTGCGGGTCATCCAGTCCAAGGAGTACTGCAAGGTCGGTTCAAGCCACGTGCATACCGTGGACACCCGCATCATCGCTGCCACGCACAAGGATTTGAAACGGCTCGTTGCGGAAGGTTCATTCCGTGAAGATCTGTTTTATCGAATCAACGTGGTGGACATCGCGGTGCCTTCCCTGAACGAGCGGGGTGACGATATTCTCGTTCTTATCAGTCATTTCATGGGCAAGTTTGCCGAGGCCATGAACCGCGCTGTTCCGTCGCTGACCGACGAAGCGCTTCAGGCGTTCAGGCATTATTCATGGCCGGGAAACGTGCGTGAGCTGGAAAATCTGGTGCAGCGTCTGGTGGTCATCGTGGATCATGATCCAATCGAGATCACGGATTTGCCTGAATCCATGCGTTTCATCCTGTCGAGCGAAGGCGGCGTGGACCGGTCTCTTGCGGATGTCGAAAAGGAGCACATCTCCAACGTGCTTGCCATGACACGCAACAACAAGACCCGTGCCGCCGAAATTCTCGGCATCAATCGCAAGACCCTTCGGGAAAAGCTGAAGCGGATGGGGCTGGAGTAA
- a CDS encoding PAS domain-containing protein yields the protein MMSDSKKTKKELIAELQALRETLSRKEASATDLSSASSAGAESSRDVTETQTIKAAYEVMQERFEGVFNHMSTGVAVYEAVDDGVDFIFRDFNPAAEKITRITRETALGKRLLDLFPRMGESALLPALVQVWKTGREVKIPPFHYRDDVREGWRENHIYKLPSGEVVALFNDVTDRMEAIQAQMLNEERLELALESVNDGLWDWWLDSGEVYYSSRWYTMLGYEPYELPQTYETWEKLLHPEDFERSAEHVRGHLQRGEPFSLEFRMRAKTGDWRWIFSRGKVVERDEQGKPVRMLGTHMDVTDRKLTEASLRASEQRFRMLLEGVDMVAVQGYDDKRRVTYWNKASEHVYGYTQSEALGRLLEELIIPEPMRADVIRHVTDWHERGIPIPSGELELQRKDGSLVPVYSSHVMQENAAGEKEMYCLDVELTEIKKAHFELLEAKDQAEAASRAKSEFLANMSHEIRTPLNGVMGMLQLLKVSGLTPEQREFASAALQSSRRLTQLLADILDLSRVEAGKLTILQAPFGLAQVVDDVCALFGPTAEQAGVRLDCYMDPALPGTLLGDAARVQQVLTNMVGNAFKFTDSGIVSIELYPLPSLCAGRQRVLFSVSDTGIGIPDEQMDSLFESFSQGEEDHIRMSQGAGLGLAICKRLVNLMDGSISVASELGKGTTFHFCLTFGSGDEQVPHERRIAGNSAFPVAGLRVLLAEDDRVSSLLTERLLQKMGCEVRAVMNGQLAVEALQQDRYDVVLMDVQMPVMDGVTATRVIREREVRDSCDRVLIVALTAFAMAGDRESFLEAGMDDYLAKPVEMEALQDILGREAERLLDSE from the coding sequence ATGATGTCAGATTCCAAGAAGACGAAAAAAGAACTTATCGCCGAATTGCAGGCGTTGCGTGAAACCCTCTCGCGAAAAGAGGCTTCCGCAACGGATTTGTCTTCTGCGTCGTCTGCCGGCGCGGAATCGTCTCGGGACGTTACGGAAACACAAACCATCAAAGCCGCCTACGAGGTGATGCAGGAGCGGTTTGAGGGAGTGTTCAACCATATGTCCACGGGCGTGGCCGTGTATGAAGCCGTGGACGACGGGGTTGACTTCATTTTCAGGGATTTCAATCCGGCCGCAGAAAAGATAACCAGAATCACGCGGGAAACGGCCTTGGGCAAACGGCTGCTGGACCTGTTTCCCCGGATGGGCGAATCCGCTCTCCTGCCTGCGCTGGTGCAGGTCTGGAAAACCGGCCGGGAAGTGAAAATCCCGCCGTTCCATTACAGGGACGACGTGCGCGAGGGGTGGCGGGAAAATCATATCTACAAACTGCCTTCCGGCGAAGTGGTCGCCCTGTTCAACGATGTTACCGACCGTATGGAGGCGATTCAGGCACAGATGCTCAATGAGGAGCGCCTGGAACTCGCGTTGGAATCCGTCAACGACGGTCTCTGGGACTGGTGGCTGGATTCCGGTGAGGTGTATTACAGTTCCCGGTGGTATACCATGCTGGGATATGAACCGTACGAATTGCCCCAGACGTATGAGACATGGGAAAAACTGCTGCACCCCGAGGATTTCGAGAGGTCGGCGGAACATGTCCGTGGGCATCTGCAACGGGGGGAGCCGTTCAGCCTTGAATTCCGCATGCGGGCCAAGACAGGCGATTGGCGGTGGATATTCTCCCGGGGCAAGGTCGTTGAGAGGGATGAACAGGGCAAGCCGGTCCGCATGCTTGGCACGCACATGGACGTTACCGACCGGAAGTTGACAGAAGCTTCACTCAGGGCGAGCGAGCAGCGCTTCAGGATGCTTTTGGAAGGTGTGGATATGGTCGCGGTGCAGGGGTACGATGACAAGCGGCGCGTGACATATTGGAACAAGGCCAGCGAACATGTGTATGGCTATACTCAAAGCGAGGCTCTGGGGCGGTTGCTCGAAGAGTTGATTATCCCGGAGCCCATGCGTGCGGATGTCATTCGGCATGTGACCGACTGGCATGAAAGGGGAATCCCTATCCCTTCCGGTGAGCTGGAGCTTCAGCGCAAGGACGGTTCTCTGGTCCCGGTATACTCCTCGCACGTAATGCAGGAGAACGCCGCCGGGGAAAAGGAAATGTACTGCCTTGACGTGGAGCTGACCGAAATCAAGAAAGCGCATTTCGAACTGCTTGAGGCCAAGGATCAGGCAGAGGCGGCCAGCAGGGCCAAGTCCGAGTTTCTGGCGAACATGAGTCACGAAATCCGTACGCCCCTCAATGGCGTCATGGGCATGCTGCAATTGCTCAAGGTCAGTGGATTGACCCCGGAGCAGAGGGAGTTCGCATCCGCGGCCCTTCAGTCCTCCAGACGGCTGACGCAGTTGCTTGCCGATATTCTCGATCTTTCCCGGGTGGAAGCGGGCAAGCTGACCATTCTTCAGGCTCCCTTTGGCTTGGCTCAGGTGGTTGACGACGTCTGTGCCCTGTTCGGGCCGACCGCCGAACAGGCCGGGGTGCGGCTTGACTGCTACATGGACCCGGCTTTGCCCGGAACGCTTCTGGGCGATGCGGCCCGCGTGCAGCAGGTTTTGACCAATATGGTCGGCAACGCCTTCAAATTTACCGATTCGGGCATTGTCAGCATAGAGCTGTATCCGCTTCCGTCATTGTGCGCGGGGCGTCAGCGTGTTCTTTTTTCCGTGTCGGATACCGGTATAGGCATCCCGGATGAGCAGATGGACAGTCTGTTCGAGTCTTTTTCCCAAGGTGAAGAAGATCATATCCGCATGTCTCAGGGGGCCGGACTGGGGCTGGCCATATGCAAACGGCTTGTCAATCTCATGGACGGAAGCATCTCGGTGGCAAGCGAGCTGGGCAAGGGGACGACCTTTCATTTCTGTCTGACGTTCGGTTCTGGTGACGAACAGGTTCCTCATGAACGGAGAATTGCCGGCAACAGTGCGTTCCCGGTGGCAGGCCTCAGGGTTTTGCTGGCTGAGGATGACCGGGTGAGCAGTTTGCTGACGGAAAGGCTGCTTCAGAAAATGGGATGTGAAGTCCGGGCCGTGATGAACGGACAGCTTGCGGTCGAAGCCCTGCAGCAGGACAGATATGATGTGGTCCTCATGGATGTGCAGATGCCTGTCATGGACGGTGTGACGGCGACCAGGGTCATTCGGGAAAGGGAAGTCCGTGATTCCTGTGACAGGGTCCTCATCGTCGCCCTGACGGCTTTTGCCATGGCTGGGGACAGGGAGAGTTTCCTTGAGGCCGGGATGGATGATTATCTTGCGAAGCCTGTGGAAATGGAAGCGTTGCAGGATATTCTGGGCAGGGAAGCCGAACGGTTGCTTGATTCGGAATAG
- the ybaK gene encoding Cys-tRNA(Pro) deacylase, giving the protein MTPAIKTAKQAKITFQVHEYEHDPKAESYGLEAAEKLNADPACVFKTLVVNTGGKDLAVAILPVALHLDLKKMAKAVGTKKVAMGEVKTVERVTGYVVGGVSPLGQKKKLPTIIDASAQDFETMFVSAGRRGLDIELSPQDLCDLTRGSFAAIAK; this is encoded by the coding sequence ATGACACCAGCGATAAAGACGGCGAAGCAGGCCAAGATCACTTTTCAGGTCCATGAATACGAACACGATCCCAAGGCGGAGTCCTACGGATTGGAAGCGGCGGAAAAACTGAACGCCGATCCCGCATGTGTTTTCAAGACGCTTGTGGTGAACACCGGCGGCAAAGATCTGGCAGTGGCAATACTGCCCGTCGCGCTCCATCTCGACCTGAAAAAGATGGCCAAGGCCGTGGGCACCAAAAAAGTAGCCATGGGCGAGGTGAAGACCGTGGAACGCGTGACCGGCTACGTCGTGGGCGGCGTCAGCCCGCTGGGACAGAAAAAGAAGCTGCCCACGATCATCGACGCATCGGCGCAGGACTTTGAAACCATGTTCGTCAGCGCGGGTCGCAGGGGACTGGATATCGAACTCTCGCCGCAGGACCTGTGCGACCTGACACGGGGATCGTTCGCCGCGATTGCCAAATAA
- a CDS encoding transporter substrate-binding domain-containing protein, producing the protein MRLSVKLVFPIMLGLFLWGSLPASAEIRTVRVSTSYRNLLSDAESAGMLDQIVKEAFKRINIKAEIVFTNTRRSLVTVNNGELDAEINRVAGMEQTYTNLVRVPEPNMQMQFVAFARKKISISGWESLRKLRIGMVQGWKILEQHTREFPHVTHLTEISTLFEMLERDRIDVVLYSKLTGCEELHKLDFDDIHPLSPPLATRDMFLYLHKSHERLAVPLAEALREMKKDGTYARIVERTTCHLH; encoded by the coding sequence ATGAGATTATCCGTAAAACTTGTGTTCCCGATAATGCTCGGGTTGTTTCTTTGGGGATCACTGCCAGCCAGTGCAGAAATCCGGACCGTTCGCGTCAGCACTTCTTACCGGAACCTCCTTTCCGACGCTGAGTCTGCGGGCATGCTGGATCAAATCGTCAAGGAGGCTTTTAAGCGGATCAACATCAAGGCTGAGATTGTTTTTACAAACACCAGACGGTCATTGGTCACCGTGAATAACGGTGAACTGGACGCTGAAATCAACCGTGTCGCTGGCATGGAGCAGACGTACACCAACTTGGTGCGTGTTCCGGAACCGAACATGCAGATGCAATTTGTCGCCTTTGCGAGGAAAAAGATTTCCATTTCAGGGTGGGAGAGCCTTCGTAAATTGAGAATTGGCATGGTGCAGGGATGGAAGATACTTGAGCAGCACACGAGAGAGTTTCCCCATGTCACTCACCTGACCGAAATATCGACGTTGTTCGAGATGCTTGAAAGAGACCGGATTGACGTGGTCCTGTATTCGAAGTTGACGGGGTGTGAAGAGCTGCACAAGCTTGATTTCGATGACATTCACCCCCTGTCGCCGCCGTTGGCAACAAGAGACATGTTTCTTTATCTGCATAAGAGTCATGAGAGGCTGGCTGTTCCGCTGGCAGAAGCGTTACGCGAGATGAAGAAGGACGGGACCTATGCGCGTATTGTTGAGCGGACAACGTGTCATCTGCATTGA
- a CDS encoding aldehyde ferredoxin oxidoreductase C-terminal domain-containing protein: MIRDFFRVMVVNLTTGKTNIIERPGRSEYLGGTGLAARLFEEFGHMDRDWDDPEQPVIFAIGPLTGYFPLMSKTCCAFRSPYHNQFTESYAGGKSALSLRFADLDALVIVGKAPRLTALCVGSRRVETRDVEYMRGFDAIHTGRVLRKIFPGSGRRSIMRIGPAGENLSTYACINVDTYRHFGRMGGGTAMGVKNLKAICILGDRGFALPESKEYPKLYKHIYKQLTTTEMMAKYHGLGTAVNINPLNELKSLPWKNLQQTSSPEAANISGETFADDTLLRNAACAGCPVGCIHVGFVREQFQANNQYLYRQVGYDYEPIFACGGMLEVTEAPEVLRILDTIEKEGLDCMSAGVALAWATEALEKGVISERETVVKLNWGDAETYMQGVEFISRPPNDFYRHLAQGTLKCAEQYGGEDFACVLGQEMAGYATGEVFFVAESLGFRHSHLDAGAYSWDQKHEDKDVKAALDFLVKDGRERIVLNCMVGCMFSRGVYKDDLLAEAMNSVGYGGLNGKMGEIGDRVQRLRWRLRLGMGYDPHSAKIPKRYTEVVTWKGPIDQEYMEALRTGFAARIMELGAPLEQEK, encoded by the coding sequence ATGATTAGAGACTTTTTCCGCGTCATGGTGGTCAACCTGACCACCGGCAAGACCAACATCATTGAACGTCCGGGCCGGAGCGAATACCTCGGCGGAACCGGACTGGCCGCGCGCCTGTTCGAAGAGTTCGGCCACATGGACAGGGATTGGGACGACCCGGAACAGCCGGTGATTTTCGCCATCGGCCCGCTGACCGGCTATTTCCCGCTCATGAGCAAGACGTGCTGCGCGTTCCGCTCGCCTTATCACAACCAATTCACCGAGAGCTACGCCGGGGGCAAATCCGCCCTGTCGCTGCGCTTTGCCGATCTCGACGCACTGGTCATCGTGGGCAAGGCACCACGGCTCACGGCCCTGTGCGTCGGTTCACGCCGCGTGGAGACCCGTGACGTGGAATACATGCGCGGTTTCGACGCCATCCACACCGGCCGCGTGTTGCGAAAGATATTCCCCGGTTCAGGCCGCCGCTCGATCATGCGTATCGGTCCGGCCGGAGAAAACCTGTCCACCTACGCCTGCATCAACGTCGACACCTACCGCCACTTCGGGCGCATGGGCGGCGGCACGGCTATGGGCGTCAAAAACCTCAAGGCCATCTGCATTCTCGGAGACCGGGGGTTTGCCCTGCCAGAGTCCAAGGAATATCCGAAGCTCTACAAGCACATCTACAAGCAACTGACCACCACGGAAATGATGGCCAAATATCACGGCCTCGGCACCGCGGTGAACATCAACCCGCTCAACGAGCTGAAAAGCCTGCCGTGGAAGAATCTCCAGCAGACGAGCAGTCCCGAAGCCGCCAACATCTCGGGCGAGACATTCGCGGACGACACCCTGCTCCGCAATGCCGCCTGTGCAGGCTGTCCGGTGGGCTGCATCCACGTCGGCTTCGTGCGCGAACAGTTTCAGGCCAACAACCAGTACCTCTACCGTCAGGTCGGATACGACTATGAGCCGATCTTCGCCTGCGGCGGCATGCTGGAGGTGACGGAAGCACCCGAAGTTCTCCGCATCCTCGACACCATAGAAAAGGAAGGCCTCGACTGCATGTCCGCGGGCGTGGCACTGGCATGGGCGACCGAGGCGCTGGAAAAAGGCGTCATCAGCGAAAGGGAGACCGTGGTCAAACTGAACTGGGGCGACGCCGAGACCTACATGCAGGGCGTGGAGTTCATCAGCCGCCCGCCGAACGACTTCTACCGCCACCTTGCACAGGGCACGCTCAAATGCGCCGAGCAGTATGGCGGCGAGGACTTTGCCTGCGTTCTGGGACAGGAAATGGCCGGATACGCCACGGGCGAGGTCTTCTTCGTTGCCGAGAGTCTCGGGTTCCGCCACTCGCACCTTGATGCGGGCGCGTACTCATGGGACCAGAAGCACGAGGACAAGGACGTGAAAGCGGCCCTCGACTTCCTCGTCAAGGACGGTCGTGAGCGTATCGTGCTCAACTGCATGGTGGGCTGCATGTTCTCCCGCGGCGTGTACAAGGACGACCTGCTGGCCGAGGCCATGAACTCGGTGGGCTACGGCGGCCTCAACGGAAAGATGGGCGAAATCGGCGACCGGGTGCAGAGACTGCGCTGGAGGCTGCGTCTCGGCATGGGCTACGACCCGCATTCAGCCAAGATTCCCAAGCGCTACACCGAGGTCGTCACGTGGAAAGGCCCCATAGATCAGGAATACATGGAAGCACTCCGCACCGGTTTCGCAGCCAGAATCATGGAATTGGGAGCGCCGCTCGAACAAGAAAAGTAA
- a CDS encoding 4Fe-4S binding protein: protein MKALRAARMERCIGCHSCSLACSRQVHKFLSWNKAGIRISSSGGLSTGFEARLCLACHPAPCAEACPTGSLRQRRDGGVIQNRKLCIRCGKCAEACPVDAIFLDHQVNPYVCIHCGQCVEFCPHDCLEMVELPSKAEDGGKSDD, encoded by the coding sequence ATGAAAGCTCTCAGGGCTGCACGAATGGAACGGTGTATCGGCTGTCATTCGTGTTCGCTGGCCTGCTCCAGGCAGGTCCACAAATTTTTGTCATGGAACAAGGCGGGCATCCGCATATCCTCGTCCGGCGGCCTTTCCACCGGATTTGAAGCGAGGCTCTGTCTCGCATGCCACCCAGCCCCCTGCGCCGAGGCATGCCCCACCGGCTCGCTGCGGCAACGCAGGGACGGCGGCGTCATCCAGAACCGCAAACTCTGCATCCGCTGCGGCAAATGTGCCGAAGCATGTCCCGTAGACGCCATTTTCCTCGACCATCAGGTCAACCCGTATGTGTGCATTCACTGCGGGCAGTGCGTGGAGTTCTGCCCGCACGACTGTCTGGAAATGGTGGAACTGCCAAGCAAGGCCGAAGACGGAGGGAAAAGCGATGATTAG
- a CDS encoding glycosyltransferase family 4 protein codes for MTETRRIWGTLDPFYEPGPVLGRKVANIQFLSALLGADIFDEYHFFLGDRKQGDALRQHLKKTAPLLLENGRIRIFDRRELPRMLGTTDYHCFHLSDCITTQPHMARLRNRYSRRIFPITGTIHSLSYADFGGAFLRHLWAGTTARDAIVCTSTLGMQAVEHFFDWQRESYSIDEADAPTPKLARIPLGVHADGMTPGKTDTASGPVNLLVFGRISHHSKMDLLPLVRALHRLVADGMQPETVELTLAGWVDDNDDFLPTLKDLAANVGIPLTIKARPSEKEKIELFQAADIFISIADNPQETFGITLVEAGAFGLPSVVSEYDGYRDIIRHNETGLLIPTVGPDETPDVDLLAPLLYDNQYHLLLAQRTAVDIPALSNALKRLIDSPELRHAMGRAARERIEKDFAWPNVIRQYAALWDELREHPVDPEPLRDIPHPQAMPFGRLFGHYTTDRLTPETRLRAGRTGEAFYRDRDYPMIYSGLTEVIDPDAAKKLVFLARKSVDTGTLISKLTTLVPQLDPQSAKNHVLWALKHDILELVSEN; via the coding sequence ATGACCGAAACAAGGCGCATATGGGGTACCCTTGATCCCTTCTACGAACCCGGCCCGGTTCTGGGCCGCAAGGTAGCCAACATCCAGTTCCTGTCCGCACTTCTCGGTGCAGACATATTCGATGAATATCATTTCTTTCTGGGTGACAGAAAACAGGGGGACGCCCTGCGTCAGCACCTGAAAAAGACCGCCCCGCTCCTGCTCGAAAACGGGCGCATCCGCATATTCGACCGACGCGAACTGCCCCGCATGCTGGGCACGACCGACTACCACTGCTTCCACCTGTCGGACTGCATCACCACGCAGCCGCACATGGCCCGTTTGCGGAACCGGTACAGCCGCCGGATTTTCCCAATCACCGGCACCATCCACTCCCTGAGCTATGCCGACTTCGGCGGCGCGTTCCTGCGTCATCTCTGGGCCGGAACCACGGCGCGCGACGCCATCGTCTGCACGTCCACGCTCGGCATGCAGGCCGTGGAACATTTTTTTGACTGGCAGCGGGAATCATATTCCATTGATGAAGCAGACGCGCCGACTCCGAAGCTGGCCCGGATTCCGCTGGGCGTCCACGCGGACGGCATGACTCCCGGAAAAACGGACACCGCGTCCGGCCCGGTGAACCTGCTGGTTTTCGGCAGGATATCCCACCATTCCAAAATGGACCTGCTGCCGCTGGTACGTGCGCTCCACCGGCTTGTGGCGGACGGCATGCAGCCGGAAACCGTGGAACTGACCCTTGCGGGATGGGTGGACGACAACGACGACTTTCTGCCCACGCTGAAAGACCTCGCCGCCAACGTCGGCATTCCGCTCACCATCAAGGCGCGCCCTTCGGAAAAGGAAAAAATCGAACTGTTTCAGGCTGCTGACATATTCATTTCCATTGCGGACAACCCGCAGGAGACGTTCGGCATCACGCTGGTCGAAGCCGGAGCCTTCGGCCTGCCCTCGGTGGTGTCGGAATATGACGGCTACCGCGACATCATCCGCCACAACGAGACCGGCCTGCTCATACCCACCGTCGGCCCGGACGAGACGCCCGACGTGGACCTGCTCGCCCCCCTGCTCTACGACAACCAATACCACCTGCTGCTTGCCCAGCGAACCGCCGTGGATATCCCGGCATTGTCCAACGCCCTGAAACGACTCATCGACTCGCCGGAACTGCGGCACGCCATGGGCAGGGCCGCGCGGGAACGGATCGAAAAAGACTTCGCATGGCCCAACGTCATCCGCCAATACGCCGCCCTTTGGGACGAACTGCGCGAACACCCCGTGGACCCGGAACCGCTCAGGGACATTCCCCATCCGCAGGCCATGCCCTTCGGCAGACTGTTCGGCCATTACACGACCGACCGCCTGACCCCGGAAACACGTCTCCGGGCCGGACGCACGGGCGAGGCGTTTTACCGGGACAGGGATTACCCCATGATCTACTCGGGACTCACCGAAGTCATTGACCCGGATGCAGCCAAGAAACTCGTCTTTCTCGCCCGTAAATCCGTTGACACCGGCACCCTGATAAGCAAACTTACCACTCTGGTGCCACAGCTTGATCCGCAATCCGCGAAAAATCATGTGCTGTGGGCGCTCAAGCATGACATATTGGAACTCGTAAGCGAGAACTGA